Proteins from a genomic interval of Burkholderia cepacia GG4:
- a CDS encoding efflux RND transporter periplasmic adaptor subunit, with product MSDPQQNAASAQQGNGKRKRMMTLLIAVIVIAAIAYGLYYFLVARFHEETDDAYVNGNVVQITPQVTGTVIAVKADDTQTVKAGDPLVVLDPADSQVALQQAEANLAQTVRQVRGLFVNDDQYRAQVALRQSDLSKAQDDLRRRMAVAQTGAVSQEEISHARDAVRAAQASVDAAQQQLASNRALTTNTTIASHPNVMAAAAKVRDAYLANARNVLPAPVTGYVAKRSVQVGQRVSPGNPLMSVVPLNAVWVDANFKEVQLKHMRIGQPVELTADIYGSSAVYHGKVVGFSAGTGSAFSLLPAQNATGNWIKVVQRLPVRIEIDPKELEKHPLRIGLSMQVDVDIKDERGDQLANAQNTVYETNVFAKYGDEADAEIARIVAENAGGNAPAPAAAKSNSAAKMM from the coding sequence ATGAGCGACCCTCAACAAAACGCCGCCAGCGCACAACAGGGCAACGGGAAGCGCAAACGGATGATGACGCTGCTGATCGCGGTCATCGTCATTGCGGCCATCGCGTACGGTCTGTACTACTTCCTCGTCGCGCGCTTCCATGAAGAGACCGACGACGCATACGTGAACGGCAACGTCGTGCAAATCACGCCGCAGGTCACCGGTACGGTGATCGCCGTGAAGGCGGACGATACGCAGACGGTCAAGGCCGGCGATCCGCTGGTCGTGCTCGACCCGGCCGATTCGCAGGTCGCGCTGCAGCAGGCCGAAGCCAACCTCGCGCAGACGGTGCGCCAGGTGCGCGGCCTGTTCGTCAACGACGACCAGTATCGTGCGCAGGTCGCGCTGCGCCAGTCCGACCTGTCGAAGGCGCAGGACGATCTGCGCCGCCGGATGGCCGTCGCGCAGACGGGCGCCGTGTCGCAGGAAGAAATCTCCCATGCGCGCGACGCCGTGCGCGCCGCGCAGGCGTCGGTCGACGCCGCGCAGCAGCAGCTCGCATCGAACCGCGCGCTGACCACGAACACGACGATCGCATCGCACCCGAACGTCATGGCCGCGGCAGCGAAGGTTCGCGACGCGTACCTCGCGAATGCGCGTAACGTGCTGCCCGCACCGGTCACGGGCTATGTCGCGAAGCGCTCGGTACAGGTCGGCCAGCGCGTGTCGCCGGGCAACCCGCTGATGTCGGTCGTGCCGCTGAACGCGGTGTGGGTCGACGCGAACTTCAAGGAAGTCCAGCTCAAGCACATGCGCATCGGCCAGCCGGTCGAGCTGACGGCCGACATCTACGGCTCGTCGGCCGTCTACCACGGCAAGGTCGTCGGCTTCTCGGCCGGCACCGGCTCGGCGTTCTCGCTGCTGCCGGCGCAGAACGCGACCGGCAACTGGATCAAGGTCGTGCAGCGCCTGCCGGTGCGTATCGAGATCGACCCGAAGGAACTCGAGAAGCACCCGCTGCGCATCGGCCTGTCGATGCAGGTCGACGTCGACATCAAGGACGAACGCGGCGACCAGCTCGCCAATGCGCAGAACACCGTCTACGAGACCAACGTGTTCGCGAAGTACGGCGATGAAGCCGACGCCGAAATCGCTCGCATCGTCGCCGAGAACGCGGGCGGCAACGCACCGGCACCGGCCGCGGCGAAGTCGAACAGCGCCGCCAAGATGATGTAA
- a CDS encoding MarR family winged helix-turn-helix transcriptional regulator, which yields MSDSPSQPPVSPLSSYQMNDSVGYLMSRVKSVMTNLVTQRTQEELGITGTQASMLFMIAVGKCSTAAELAREYGIDASAVTRLLDRVEKRGLLSRVRSIEDRRVVRLELTDEGRALAERLPPVFRSVLDELLDGFTPEEVGFLKSMLRRILSNYCETAGGSIT from the coding sequence ATGTCGGATTCTCCTTCCCAACCGCCCGTTTCGCCGCTGTCCTCGTATCAGATGAACGACAGCGTCGGCTATCTGATGTCGCGCGTGAAATCGGTGATGACCAACCTCGTCACGCAGCGCACACAGGAAGAGCTCGGCATCACGGGCACACAGGCGAGCATGCTGTTCATGATCGCGGTCGGCAAATGCTCGACGGCCGCCGAGCTCGCGCGGGAATACGGGATCGACGCGAGCGCGGTCACCCGCTTGCTCGATCGCGTCGAGAAACGCGGCCTGCTGTCCCGCGTGCGCAGCATCGAGGATCGGCGGGTCGTGCGCCTCGAGCTGACCGACGAAGGCCGTGCGCTTGCCGAGCGGCTGCCGCCGGTGTTCCGCAGCGTGCTCGACGAGCTGCTGGACGGCTTTACGCCGGAGGAAGTCGGGTTCCTGAAGAGCATGCTGCGCCGCATTCTCAGCAACTACTGCGAGACCGCCGGCGGCAGCATCACGTAA
- a CDS encoding efflux transporter outer membrane subunit: MKASPLSVRAGSCRVAVAAAVAALALAGCANYIGIKSDKQIAPASQFETAQSLPAQGGQWPALNWASQFGDPQLPKLIDEALQGNPSIAQAQARIAKASSYIESSRSNLMPKAEASYSWTRELYSANALFPPPYGGQWYSENNALASASWDLDLWGKNRERLHTAVSQEKAAEADMQQARITLAASVARTYNSLAQLYALRDIAQREITNRQTVGKITDGRVSAGLDTNVERQTARGNIATTQASLSDLDGQITTVRYQLAALLGKGPDRGLQIAAPVMNPNGEVALPGNLPADLVSRRPDIVAARWQVEAAMHDVKEAKAEFFPDVNLAASFGFDAFGWGKFLNFASRQAQFGPAIHLPIFDAGALRAQLKGRYADFDLSVANYNQTLISALNDVATQVASIRAVDRQMDDAQRALDASTRAYDLAVIRYKAGLSPQLQVLTADSNRLASEQTVTNLKMRRRDMQLALIKALGGGFDATGTRLAAPEADKQTKQAAN; this comes from the coding sequence ATGAAAGCCTCCCCGTTGTCCGTGCGCGCCGGGTCGTGCCGCGTCGCCGTCGCCGCCGCGGTTGCCGCGCTGGCGCTGGCGGGCTGCGCAAACTACATCGGCATCAAGAGCGACAAGCAGATCGCTCCCGCATCGCAATTCGAAACGGCCCAGAGCCTGCCGGCCCAGGGCGGCCAGTGGCCGGCGCTCAACTGGGCGAGCCAGTTCGGCGATCCACAGTTGCCGAAGCTGATCGACGAGGCGCTCCAGGGCAACCCGTCGATTGCACAGGCGCAGGCGCGCATCGCGAAGGCGTCGTCGTACATCGAATCGTCGCGCTCGAACCTGATGCCGAAGGCCGAGGCCAGCTACTCGTGGACACGCGAGCTGTATTCGGCGAACGCGCTGTTCCCCCCCCCGTACGGCGGCCAGTGGTACAGCGAGAACAACGCGCTCGCCAGCGCATCATGGGATCTCGATCTGTGGGGCAAGAACCGCGAGCGCCTGCACACGGCCGTGTCGCAGGAAAAGGCCGCCGAAGCCGACATGCAGCAGGCGCGCATCACCCTCGCAGCGTCGGTGGCCCGCACCTACAACTCGCTCGCGCAACTCTATGCGCTGCGCGACATCGCGCAACGCGAAATCACCAACCGCCAGACGGTCGGCAAGATCACCGACGGCCGCGTGTCGGCCGGCCTCGACACCAATGTCGAGCGGCAGACCGCGCGCGGCAATATCGCCACGACCCAGGCGTCGCTGTCGGACCTCGACGGCCAGATCACGACGGTGCGCTACCAGCTCGCCGCGCTGCTCGGCAAGGGACCTGACCGCGGGCTGCAGATCGCCGCGCCCGTGATGAACCCGAACGGCGAAGTCGCACTGCCGGGCAACCTGCCGGCCGACCTCGTGTCGCGCCGCCCCGACATCGTCGCCGCGCGCTGGCAGGTCGAGGCCGCGATGCACGACGTGAAGGAGGCGAAGGCCGAGTTCTTCCCGGACGTGAACCTCGCGGCCAGCTTCGGCTTCGATGCGTTCGGCTGGGGCAAATTCCTGAACTTCGCGAGCCGCCAGGCGCAGTTCGGCCCCGCCATCCACCTGCCGATCTTCGACGCCGGCGCGTTGCGCGCGCAGCTCAAGGGCCGCTATGCGGACTTCGACCTGTCGGTCGCGAACTACAACCAGACGCTGATCAGCGCGCTGAACGACGTCGCGACGCAGGTCGCGTCGATCCGCGCGGTCGATCGCCAGATGGACGACGCACAGCGCGCGCTCGACGCATCGACGCGCGCGTACGACCTCGCCGTGATCCGCTACAAGGCCGGCCTGTCGCCGCAGCTCCAGGTGCTGACCGCGGACAGCAACCGCCTCGCATCGGAACAGACGGTGACCAACCTGAAGATGCGTCGGCGCGACATGCAGCTTGCGCTGATCAAGGCGCTCGGCGGCGGGTTCGACGCGACCGGCACGCGGCTCGCCGCGCCCGAAGCGGACAAGCAGACAAAACAGGCCGCCAACTGA
- the typA gene encoding translational GTPase TypA, giving the protein MTRALRNIAIIAHVDHGKTTLVDQLLRQSGTFRENQQIAERVMDSNDIEKERGITILAKNCAVEYEGTHINIVDTPGHADFGGEVERVLSMVDSVLLLVDAVEGPMPQTRFVTKKALALGLKPIVIVNKIDRPGARIDWVINQTFDLFDKLGATEEQLDFPIVYASGLNGYASLDPAAREGDMRPLFEAVLEHVPVRPADPEAPLQLQITSLDYSTYVGRIGVGRITRGRIKPGQPVAMRFGPEGDVLNRKINQVLSFTGLERVQVESAEAGDIVLINGIEDVGIGATICAVDTPEALPMITVDEPTLTMNFLVNSSPLAGREGKFVTSRQIRDRLMKELNHNVALRVKDTGDETVFEVSGRGELHLTILVENMRREGYELAVSRPRVVMQEIDGVRHEPYELLTVDVEDEHQGGVMEELGRRKGEMLDMASDGRGRTRLEYKISARGLIGFQSEFLTLTRGTGLMSHIFDSYAPVKDGSVFERRNGVLISQDDGAAVAYALWKLQDRGRMFVKPGDALYEGMIIGIHSRDNDLVVNPIKGKQLTNVRASGTDEAVRLVPPVQMSLEYAVEFIDDDELVEVTPQSIRLRKRFLKEHERRRASREGAVD; this is encoded by the coding sequence ATGACCCGCGCCCTTCGCAACATCGCCATCATCGCTCACGTCGACCACGGCAAGACCACGCTCGTCGACCAACTGCTTCGCCAGTCCGGCACCTTCCGCGAGAACCAGCAGATTGCCGAGCGGGTGATGGACTCGAACGACATCGAAAAAGAGCGCGGGATCACGATTCTCGCGAAGAACTGCGCGGTCGAATATGAAGGCACGCACATCAACATCGTCGACACGCCGGGGCACGCAGACTTCGGTGGCGAGGTCGAGCGCGTGCTGTCGATGGTCGACTCGGTGCTGCTGCTCGTCGACGCCGTCGAAGGCCCGATGCCGCAGACGCGCTTCGTCACGAAGAAGGCGCTCGCGCTCGGCCTGAAGCCGATCGTCATCGTCAACAAGATCGACCGTCCGGGTGCGCGGATCGACTGGGTCATCAACCAGACCTTCGACCTGTTCGACAAGCTCGGCGCAACCGAAGAGCAGCTCGACTTCCCGATCGTCTACGCATCGGGCCTGAACGGCTATGCGTCGCTCGACCCGGCGGCGCGCGAAGGCGACATGCGCCCGCTGTTCGAAGCAGTCCTCGAGCACGTGCCGGTCCGCCCGGCTGATCCGGAAGCGCCGCTGCAGCTGCAGATCACGTCGCTCGACTATTCGACGTACGTCGGCCGGATCGGCGTCGGCCGCATCACGCGCGGTCGCATCAAGCCGGGCCAGCCGGTCGCGATGCGCTTCGGCCCGGAAGGCGACGTGCTGAACCGCAAGATCAACCAGGTGCTGTCGTTCACGGGCCTCGAGCGCGTGCAGGTCGAATCGGCCGAAGCGGGCGACATCGTGCTGATCAATGGTATTGAAGACGTCGGCATCGGCGCAACGATCTGCGCGGTCGATACGCCGGAAGCGCTGCCGATGATCACCGTCGACGAGCCGACGCTGACGATGAACTTCCTCGTCAACTCGTCGCCGCTGGCGGGCCGCGAAGGCAAGTTCGTCACGAGCCGCCAGATCCGCGACCGCCTGATGAAGGAACTGAACCACAACGTCGCGCTGCGCGTGAAGGACACGGGCGACGAAACGGTGTTCGAAGTGTCGGGCCGCGGCGAGCTGCACCTGACGATTCTCGTCGAGAACATGCGCCGTGAAGGCTATGAGCTCGCCGTGTCGCGTCCGCGCGTCGTGATGCAGGAAATCGACGGCGTGCGGCACGAGCCGTACGAGCTGCTGACCGTCGACGTCGAAGACGAACACCAGGGCGGCGTGATGGAAGAGCTCGGCCGCCGCAAGGGCGAGATGCTCGACATGGCATCGGACGGCCGCGGCCGCACGCGTCTGGAGTACAAGATTTCGGCGCGTGGCCTGATCGGCTTCCAGAGCGAATTCCTGACGCTCACGCGCGGCACGGGCCTGATGAGCCACATCTTCGACTCGTACGCACCGGTCAAGGACGGCTCGGTCTTCGAGCGCCGCAACGGCGTGCTGATCTCGCAGGACGACGGCGCTGCCGTGGCCTACGCACTGTGGAAGCTGCAGGATCGCGGCCGCATGTTCGTGAAGCCGGGTGACGCGCTGTATGAAGGCATGATCATCGGTATCCACAGCCGCGACAACGACCTCGTCGTGAACCCGATCAAGGGCAAGCAGCTGACCAACGTGCGTGCGTCGGGTACCGACGAAGCCGTGCGCCTCGTGCCGCCGGTCCAGATGTCGCTCGAATACGCGGTCGAATTCATCGACGACGACGAGCTCGTCGAAGTGACGCCGCAGTCGATCCGCCTGCGCAAGCGCTTCCTGAAGGAGCACGAGCGTCGCCGCGCGAGCCGCGAAGGCGCGGTCGACTAA
- a CDS encoding DHA2 family efflux MFS transporter permease subunit produces MAQAPVSHPPLQGGQLVLGTIAVSLAVFMNVLDTSIANVAIPTISGDLGVSSDQGTWVITSFAVANAISVPLTGWLTDRFGQVRLFLASIILFVISSWMCGLAPSLPFLLASRVLQGAVAGPMIPLSQSLLLSSYPRAKAPMALALWSMTTLIAPVAGPILGGWISDNYSWPWIFYVNIPVGIGAALATWSIYRTRESTVRRAPIDGVGLALLVLWVGSLQIMLDKGKDLDWFSSTTIIALALIAVISFAFFVIWELTAEHPVVDLSLFRRRNFTGGTIALAVGYGLYFGNLVLLPLWLQTQIGYTATDAGLVMAPVGLFAILLSPLTGKFLPRTDPRYIATAAFLTFALCFWMRSRYTTGVDQWSLTLPTLVQGIAMAGFFIPLVSITLSGLPGHRIPAASGLSNFVRIMCGGIGTSIFQTAWDHRNNFHHAQLVEQANPYNPTFNQAVTQMGNLGLTPDQAHGLINNMATQQAAQLGVNDLFYISAAIFVLLIGLIWITKPERAGGGDAGAAASAAH; encoded by the coding sequence ATGGCACAGGCTCCTGTCTCCCACCCGCCGCTGCAGGGCGGGCAACTCGTGCTCGGGACGATCGCGGTATCGCTCGCGGTGTTCATGAACGTGCTCGACACGTCCATCGCGAACGTCGCGATCCCGACCATCTCGGGCGACCTCGGCGTGTCGTCCGACCAGGGTACGTGGGTCATCACGTCGTTCGCGGTCGCGAACGCGATCTCCGTGCCGCTGACGGGCTGGCTGACCGACCGCTTCGGACAGGTGCGCCTGTTCCTCGCGTCGATCATCCTGTTCGTCATCTCGTCGTGGATGTGCGGGCTGGCGCCGAGCCTGCCGTTCCTGCTCGCGTCGCGCGTGCTCCAGGGCGCGGTCGCGGGGCCGATGATTCCGCTGTCGCAATCGCTGCTGCTGTCGAGCTACCCGCGCGCCAAGGCGCCGATGGCGCTCGCCCTGTGGTCGATGACGACGCTGATCGCACCGGTCGCCGGCCCGATCCTCGGCGGCTGGATCTCGGACAACTATTCGTGGCCGTGGATCTTCTACGTGAACATCCCGGTCGGCATCGGCGCCGCGCTTGCCACGTGGTCGATCTATCGCACGCGCGAATCGACGGTGCGCCGCGCGCCGATCGACGGCGTCGGCCTCGCGCTGCTCGTGCTGTGGGTCGGCTCCCTGCAGATCATGCTCGACAAAGGCAAGGATCTCGACTGGTTCTCGTCGACCACGATCATCGCGCTCGCGCTGATCGCAGTCATCTCGTTCGCGTTCTTCGTGATCTGGGAGCTGACGGCGGAACATCCGGTCGTCGACCTGTCGCTGTTCCGCAGGCGCAACTTCACGGGCGGCACGATCGCGCTCGCGGTCGGCTACGGGCTCTACTTCGGCAACCTGGTGCTGCTGCCGCTGTGGCTGCAGACCCAGATCGGCTATACGGCGACCGACGCCGGCCTCGTGATGGCGCCGGTCGGGCTGTTCGCGATCCTGCTGTCGCCGCTGACCGGCAAGTTCCTGCCACGCACGGACCCTCGCTATATCGCGACTGCCGCGTTCCTGACGTTCGCGCTGTGCTTCTGGATGCGCTCGCGCTATACGACCGGCGTCGACCAATGGTCGCTGACGCTGCCGACGCTCGTGCAAGGCATCGCGATGGCCGGCTTCTTCATCCCGCTCGTGTCGATCACGCTGTCCGGCCTGCCCGGCCACCGCATTCCCGCGGCATCGGGCCTGTCGAACTTCGTGCGGATCATGTGCGGCGGCATCGGCACGTCGATCTTCCAGACCGCGTGGGATCACCGGAACAACTTCCACCACGCGCAACTGGTCGAGCAGGCCAACCCGTACAACCCGACGTTCAACCAGGCCGTCACGCAGATGGGCAACCTCGGGCTGACGCCGGATCAGGCGCACGGCCTCATTAACAACATGGCCACGCAGCAGGCCGCGCAACTCGGCGTGAACGACCTGTTCTATATATCGGCGGCGATCTTCGTGCTGCTGATCGGACTGATCTGGATCACCAAGCCCGAACGGGCTGGCGGCGGCGATGCCGGTGCGGCGGCGTCGGCTGCACACTGA
- a CDS encoding 2-oxoglutarate dehydrogenase E1 component — protein sequence MSDVMKQFQLNSYLFGGNASYVEELYDAYLNNPASVPENWREYFDALQNVPATDGSNANDVAHFPIVESFAERAKANAFIPRESTSNLATARKQVHVQSLISAYRFLGSQWANLDPLKRRERPAIPELEPAFYDFSEGDLDQTYSASNLYFGFDQASLRDIVKGLRDTYCGTIGAEFMYISDPEQKRWWQERLESTRATPAFSADKKKHILNRLTAAEGLERYLHTKYVGQKRFSLEGGESFIAAMDEVVQHAGKTGVQEIIIGMAHRGRLNVLVNTLGKMPADLFAEFEGKHVDDLPAGDVKYHKGFSSDVSTEGGPVHLSLAFNPSHLEIVNPVVEGSAKARMDRRGDEDGLQVLPVQIHGDAAFAGQGVVMETLNLAQTRGYGTHGTLHIVINNQIGFTTSDPRDARSTLYCTDVVKMIEAPVLHVNGDDPEAVVLAIQIAIDYRMQFHKDVVIDIVCFRKLGHNEQDTPAVTQPLMYKKIAQHPGTRALYAEKLVQQGVITAEDTDGYVKAYRKAMDDGHHTVDPVLSNYKSKYAVDWVPFLNRKWTDAADTAVPLAELKRLGERITTVPENFKVHPLVERVINDRRNMARGDQPLDWGMGEHLAFASLVASGYSVRLTGQDSGRGTFTHRHAVLHDQNRERWNDGTYVPLQNIAEGQAKFTVIDSVLSEEAVLGFEYGYSTAEPNTLVLWEAQFGDFVNGAQVVIDQFISSGEVKWGRVSGLTMLLPHGYEGQGPEHSSTRIERFLQLCADHNMQVVQPTTPAQIFHLLRRQMIRLFRKPLIIATPKSLLRHKEAVSDLSELAKGSFQPVLGETDGGIDAKKVKRVVACSGRVYYDLVAHRREAKANDVAIIRIEQLYPFAHKQFEAEMKKYENATEVVWVQDEPQNQGPWFYVEHHLKEGMKEGQKLAYSGRPASASPAVGYYAKHYEQQKALIEGAFGRLKSASIAK from the coding sequence ATGTCAGATGTAATGAAGCAGTTTCAGCTGAACTCCTATCTGTTCGGCGGCAATGCTTCGTACGTTGAAGAACTGTACGATGCATACCTCAACAATCCGGCATCGGTGCCGGAGAACTGGCGAGAGTATTTCGACGCGCTGCAGAACGTCCCTGCAACCGACGGCTCGAATGCCAATGACGTCGCTCACTTCCCGATCGTCGAATCGTTCGCCGAGCGTGCGAAGGCCAATGCCTTCATCCCGCGCGAAAGCACCAGCAACCTGGCAACCGCGCGCAAGCAGGTCCACGTCCAGTCCCTGATCAGCGCCTATCGCTTCCTCGGCTCGCAATGGGCCAATCTGGATCCGCTGAAGCGTCGCGAACGTCCCGCCATTCCCGAACTCGAACCCGCGTTCTACGACTTCTCCGAAGGCGACCTCGACCAGACGTACAGCGCAAGCAACCTGTACTTCGGTTTCGACCAGGCTTCGCTGCGCGACATCGTCAAGGGCCTGCGTGACACGTACTGCGGCACGATCGGCGCCGAGTTCATGTACATCAGCGATCCGGAACAGAAGCGCTGGTGGCAGGAGCGCCTGGAATCGACCCGCGCGACGCCGGCGTTCTCGGCCGACAAGAAGAAGCACATCCTGAATCGCCTGACGGCAGCGGAAGGCCTCGAGCGCTATCTGCACACCAAGTACGTCGGCCAGAAGCGCTTCTCGCTCGAAGGTGGCGAAAGCTTCATCGCGGCGATGGACGAAGTCGTCCAGCACGCAGGCAAGACCGGCGTGCAGGAAATCATCATCGGCATGGCCCACCGCGGCCGTCTGAACGTGCTGGTCAACACGCTCGGCAAGATGCCGGCCGACCTGTTCGCCGAATTCGAAGGCAAGCACGTCGACGACCTGCCGGCAGGCGACGTGAAGTACCACAAGGGCTTCTCGTCGGACGTGTCGACCGAAGGCGGCCCGGTCCACCTGTCGCTCGCGTTCAACCCGTCGCACCTCGAAATCGTGAACCCGGTGGTCGAAGGTTCGGCGAAGGCGCGGATGGATCGTCGCGGCGACGAAGACGGCCTGCAAGTGCTGCCGGTGCAGATCCACGGCGACGCGGCCTTCGCTGGCCAGGGCGTCGTGATGGAAACGCTGAACCTCGCGCAGACGCGCGGTTACGGCACGCACGGCACGCTGCACATCGTCATCAACAACCAGATCGGCTTCACGACGTCCGACCCGCGCGACGCGCGCTCGACGCTGTACTGTACCGACGTGGTCAAGATGATCGAAGCGCCGGTGCTGCACGTGAACGGCGATGATCCGGAAGCCGTCGTGCTCGCGATCCAGATCGCGATCGACTACCGGATGCAGTTCCACAAGGATGTCGTGATCGACATCGTCTGCTTCCGCAAGCTGGGTCACAACGAGCAGGACACGCCGGCCGTCACGCAGCCGCTGATGTACAAGAAGATCGCGCAGCACCCGGGCACCCGTGCGCTGTACGCCGAGAAGCTCGTGCAGCAGGGCGTGATCACCGCGGAAGACACCGACGGCTACGTGAAGGCGTACCGCAAGGCGATGGACGACGGCCACCACACCGTCGATCCGGTCCTGTCGAACTACAAGAGCAAGTACGCGGTCGACTGGGTTCCGTTCCTGAACCGCAAGTGGACGGACGCAGCCGATACGGCCGTGCCGCTCGCCGAACTGAAGCGCCTGGGCGAACGCATCACGACGGTCCCGGAAAACTTCAAGGTTCACCCGCTCGTCGAGCGCGTGATCAACGACCGCCGCAACATGGCGCGTGGCGACCAGCCGCTCGACTGGGGCATGGGCGAACACCTCGCGTTCGCGTCGCTCGTCGCATCGGGCTACTCGGTGCGCCTGACGGGCCAGGACTCGGGCCGCGGCACGTTCACGCACCGTCACGCGGTGCTGCACGACCAGAACCGCGAGCGCTGGAACGACGGCACGTACGTGCCGCTGCAGAACATCGCCGAAGGTCAGGCGAAGTTCACGGTGATCGACTCGGTGCTGTCGGAAGAGGCGGTGCTGGGCTTCGAATACGGTTACTCGACCGCCGAGCCGAACACGCTCGTGCTGTGGGAAGCCCAGTTCGGCGACTTCGTCAACGGTGCGCAGGTCGTGATCGACCAGTTCATCTCGTCGGGCGAAGTGAAGTGGGGCCGCGTGTCGGGTCTCACGATGCTGCTGCCGCACGGCTACGAAGGCCAGGGTCCGGAACACTCGTCGACCCGTATCGAGCGTTTCCTGCAACTGTGCGCTGACCACAACATGCAGGTCGTTCAGCCGACGACGCCGGCACAGATTTTCCATCTGCTGCGTCGCCAGATGATCCGCCTGTTCCGCAAGCCGCTGATCATCGCCACGCCGAAGTCGCTGCTGCGCCACAAGGAAGCGGTGTCGGACCTGTCGGAACTCGCGAAGGGTTCGTTCCAGCCGGTGCTGGGCGAAACCGACGGCGGCATCGACGCGAAGAAGGTCAAGCGCGTGGTTGCGTGCTCCGGCCGCGTGTACTACGACCTCGTCGCGCACCGCCGCGAAGCGAAGGCGAACGACGTCGCGATCATCCGTATCGAGCAGCTGTATCCGTTCGCGCACAAGCAGTTCGAAGCCGAAATGAAGAAGTACGAGAACGCGACTGAAGTGGTCTGGGTGCAGGACGAGCCGCAGAACCAGGGTCCCTGGTTCTACGTCGAGCACCACCTGAAGGAAGGCATGAAGGAAGGGCAGAAGCTGGCATACAGCGGCCGTCCGGCTTCGGCCTCGCCGGCGGTTGGCTACTACGCGAAGCACTACGAGCAGCAGAAGGCCCTCATCGAAGGTGCGTTCGGCCGCCTGAAGAGCGCATCGATCGCGAAATAA
- the rbfA gene encoding 30S ribosome-binding factor RbfA: MSRKRTSPNRNVQIADQIQRDLSELIMREVKDPRIGIVTIQSVELTPDYAHAKVYFTALTGDPAKTQEALNHASGHLHNLLFKRLHIHTVPTLHFHYDQTIEKAVEMSRLIKEANSTRAKDDEADAPAKDD; the protein is encoded by the coding sequence ATGTCCAGGAAACGTACTTCCCCCAATCGCAACGTTCAGATTGCTGACCAGATTCAGCGCGATCTGTCCGAACTCATCATGCGCGAGGTCAAGGACCCGCGCATCGGCATCGTTACCATCCAGAGCGTGGAACTCACGCCGGACTACGCGCATGCGAAGGTGTACTTCACCGCGCTTACCGGCGATCCGGCCAAGACGCAGGAGGCGCTGAACCATGCGTCGGGCCACCTGCACAACCTGCTGTTCAAGCGCCTGCACATCCATACGGTGCCGACGCTGCATTTCCATTACGACCAGACGATCGAGAAGGCCGTGGAAATGTCGCGCCTGATCAAGGAAGCCAACTCGACGCGCGCGAAAGACGACGAAGCCGACGCGCCCGCGAAGGACGACTGA
- the truB gene encoding tRNA pseudouridine(55) synthase TruB: MTTAASQRPRVPRRALDGVLLLDKPIGLSSNDALIRAKRLLLAKKAGHTGTLDPLASGLLPLCFGEATKFSQDLLDADKTYEATMRLGVRTTTGDAEGDVLDARAVECDRAAVEAALARFTGEIVQVPPMYSALKRDGKPLYEYARAGQTVEREGRNVTIHALDLLACELPDVTFRVTCSKGTYVRTLAEDIGEALGCGAHLTMLRRTGVGALTLEHAVTLDALSDADETARDAWLQPVDALLSTFPLVRLDEASAKRFLHGQRLPLSALDPIDATEGERVRVYDAARLLGVARKANGVLAPERLVVTAA; this comes from the coding sequence ATGACGACTGCAGCATCCCAGCGTCCACGCGTGCCCCGGCGCGCGCTGGACGGTGTCCTCCTGCTCGACAAGCCGATCGGCCTGTCGAGCAACGACGCCCTGATTCGCGCGAAGCGCCTGCTGCTCGCGAAGAAAGCCGGCCATACCGGCACGCTCGATCCGCTGGCCTCCGGTCTGTTGCCGCTGTGCTTCGGCGAGGCGACGAAGTTTTCGCAGGATTTGCTCGACGCGGACAAGACCTACGAAGCGACGATGCGTCTCGGCGTGCGCACGACCACCGGCGACGCGGAAGGCGACGTGCTCGACGCGCGCGCCGTCGAATGCGACCGGGCGGCGGTGGAAGCGGCGCTCGCGCGCTTCACCGGCGAGATCGTGCAGGTGCCGCCGATGTATTCGGCGCTCAAGCGTGACGGCAAGCCGCTGTACGAATACGCGCGTGCGGGCCAGACCGTCGAACGGGAAGGGCGCAACGTGACGATCCATGCGCTCGACTTGCTTGCCTGCGAACTGCCGGACGTGACGTTTCGCGTGACGTGCAGCAAGGGCACGTATGTGCGCACGCTGGCGGAAGACATCGGCGAAGCGCTCGGTTGCGGCGCACACCTGACGATGCTGCGTCGCACGGGCGTCGGTGCGCTGACGCTCGAACATGCGGTGACGCTCGATGCGCTGTCCGACGCCGACGAAACCGCGCGCGATGCGTGGCTTCAGCCGGTCGACGCGTTGTTGTCGACGTTTCCTCTCGTTCGTCTCGACGAAGCCAGCGCGAAGCGGTTTCTGCATGGTCAGCGCCTGCCGCTGTCGGCGCTCGACCCGATCGACGCGACCGAGGGTGAGCGCGTGCGCGTGTACGACGCGGCGCGGTTGCTCGGCGTGGCTCGCAAGGCCAATGGCGTGCTCGCACCCGAACGCCTCGTGGTGACGGCTGCTTGA